In the genome of Populus nigra chromosome 9, ddPopNigr1.1, whole genome shotgun sequence, one region contains:
- the LOC133703849 gene encoding trihelix transcription factor GTL1-like isoform X1 produces MQQGGGERGSSQSQYGVPHQQEGDVPITTPTSAALATHMQQQVVEEASPISSRPPATAATTSGVMNLDEFMRLSGSGGAEEDIVAGEDADRTGGIASGNRWPRQETHALLQIRSEMDAAFRDATLKGPLWEDVSRKLAEMGYKRNAKKCKEKFENVHKYYKRTKEGRAGRQDGKSYRFFSQLEALHNTTGSGGASASVINMSGAAPQQIFTTTTSSLDVAPVSVGIPMPISSSVRIPPPSSRVLQPASNIGSMFPPDLGATVAAAAAGAGHVGISFSSNGSSSSPSSEDVDDEEEEDEELLGGQPSATAAGTSRKRKRASLSSAKGETHRMMEFFEGLMKQLMQKQEAMQQRFLEAIEKREQDRMIRDEAWKRQEMARLSREHEIMAQERAISASRDAAIVAFLQKITGQTIHLPTPVSMAPPFSLPPPPPPPEPQPVQVTPLFTVSTQPPPPQQLQPMPQSQVTPQQNIQQPQPLPQQQHHHHQQGHRQHQLPISSDIVMAVPEQQIIPQEIGSGGGSGSEPASSRWPKPEVLALIKLRSGLETKYQEAGPKGPLWEEISTGMQRMGYKRSAKRCKEKWENINKYFKKVKESNKNRPEDAKTCPYFHELDALYRKKILGGSGGGGGGSTSTSGFDSQSRPQEQQQQQQESLQLDPMPHPMQQPPQQTQGTESQNKNGAGGDVQASNIGLPGILGEGNGGAAKKPEDIVKELKKQQGTQQQQQQQQQQQQLMVDGYDKMEEGDSENVNEDEYDDEDEGDDDDEEEEEEGLQEERKMAYKIEFQRQNTSSAANGGGTGAPSFLAMVQ; encoded by the exons ATGCAACAAGGAGGTGGAGAAAGAGGGTCATCACAGTCACAATATGGAGTGCCACACCAACAGGAAGGTGATGTACCTATAACAACTCCTACATCTGCTGCACTAGCAACCCACATGCAGCAGCAAGTAGTAGAAGAAGCATCGCCCATTAGCAGCAGACCTCCTGCCACAGCTGCCACAACAAGTGGGGTTATGAATTTAGATGAATTTATGAGACTTTCAGGGAGTGGTGGTGCAGAAGAAGATATTGTTGCTGGAGAAGATGCAGATCGAACAGGAGGTATTGCTAGTGGCAATAGGTGGCCAAGGCAAGAAACTCATGCCCTTTTGCAAATTAGGTCTGAAATGGATGCTGCTTTTCGCGATGCCACCTTAAAAGGTCCTCTATGGGAGGATGTTTCAAG GAAGCTAGCAGAGATGGGATACAAGAGAAATGCCAAGAAATGTAAAGAAAAGTTTGAGAACGTGCACAAGTATTATAAAAGAACAAAGGAAGGCAGAGCCGGTCGTCAAGATGGCAAAAGCTACAGGTTTTTTAGCCAGCTTGAAGCTTTGCATAATACTACTGGTAGTGGCGGTGCTTCTGCTAGTGTCATCAATATGTCTGGTGCTGCTCCTCAGCAGATTTTCACTACAACAACAAGCAGTCTGGATGTTGCTCCTGTTTCTGTTGGAATTCCTATGCCTATTTCGTCTTCTGTTAGAATCCCTCCACCTTCTTCTCGGGTACTTCAACCAGCTTCAAATATTGGCTCAATGTTCCCTCCTGATTTGGGGGCAACAGTGGCCGCAGCTGCTGCAGGTGCTGGCCATGTTGGAATCAGCTTCTCGTCGAAtgggtcttcttcttctccaagtTCTGAAGACGTTGACgacgaggaggaggaggatgaagAGCTATTAGGAGGACAACCATCAGCTACGGCTGCTGGTACGAGTCGAAAACGTAAAAGGGCATCATTATCGTCAGCTAAAGGAGAAACTCATCGGATGATGGAGTTTTTTGAGGGACTAATGAAACAGCTCATGCAGAAGCAAGAGGCGATGCAACAGAGATTTTTGGAGGCGATTGAGAAGAGGGAGCAAGATAGGATGATAAGAGATGAAGCTTGGAAAAGGCAAGAGATGGCTAGATTGAGTCGTGAACATGAGATTATGGCTCAAGAACGGGCTATTTCTGCTAGTCGAGATGCTGCTATTGTTGCCTTTCTACAGAAAATTACAGGCCAAACTATTCATTTGCCTACGCCTGTATCAATGGCTCCTCCATTTTCActacctccaccaccaccaccaccagaaCCGCAACCGGTTCAAGTAACGCCATTGTTCACTGTCTCAAcccaaccaccaccaccacaacaacTTCAACCCATGCCACAGTCACAAGTAACACCACAACAAAATATACAACAGCCACAACCACTCCCCCAACagcagcaccaccaccaccaacaagGGCATCGTCAACACCAACTACCCATTTCTTCAGATATAGTAATGGCGGTCCCGGAACAACAAATAATACCACAGGAAATTGGAAGTGGTGGCGGTAGCGGGAGCGAGCCAGCGTCATCAAGATGGCCAAAGCCAGAAGTTCTTGCACTTATTAAGTTGAGAAGCGGGCTTGAAACTAAATACCAAGAAGCTGGGCCTAAGGGGCCACTTTGGGAAGAAATTTCAACAGGAATGCAAAGGATGGGCTATAAAAGAAGTGCCAAAAGATGCAAAGAAAAATGGGAGAATATCAACAAGTACTTCaagaaagtaaaagaaagtAACAAAAATCGCCCAGAAGATGCCAAGACTTGCCCTTATTTTCATGAGCTTGATGCCCTTTATAGGAAAAAGATTCTTGGtggaagtggtggtggtggtggtggaagcACCTCTACTAGTGGCTTTGACAGCCAAAGTAGGCCACaagaacagcagcagcagcagcaagagAGCTTACAATTGGACCCAATGCCACATCCAATGCAGCAGCCACCGCAACAGACACAAGGCACagaatcacaaaataaaaatggggCTGGTGGTGATGTTCAAGCAAGCAATATAGGTTTGCCTGGGATTCTCGGAGAAGGAAATGGAGGAGCAGCAAAGAAG CCAGAAGACATCGTGAAGGAGTTGAAGAAACAGCAGGGGACtcaacaacaacagcagcagcagcaacagcaacaacagTTAATGGTTGATGGCTATGATAAGATGGAGGAAGGTGACAGTGAAAACGTAAATGAAGATGAATATGACGACGAAGACGAGGGAGACGACGATgatgaagaggaggaggaggaggggttacaagaggagaggaaaatGGCATACAAGATAGAGTTCCAAAGGCAGAACACAAGTAGTGCCGCCAATGGAGGAGGGACTGGGGCACCCTCCTTTTTGGCCATGGTTCAATAG
- the LOC133703849 gene encoding trihelix transcription factor GTL1-like isoform X2, which produces MQQGGGERGSSQSQYGVPHQQEGDVPITTPTSAALATHMQQQVVEEASPISSRPPATAATTSGVMNLDEFMRLSGSGGAEEDIVAGEDADRTGGIASGNRWPRQETHALLQIRSEMDAAFRDATLKGPLWEDVSRKLAEMGYKRNAKKCKEKFENVHKYYKRTKEGRAGRQDGKSYRFFSQLEALHNTTGSGGASASVINMSGAAPQQIFTTTTSSLDVAPVSVGIPMPISSSVRIPPPSSRVLQPASNIGSMFPPDLGATVAAAAAGAGHVGISFSSNGSSSSPSSEDVDDEEEEDEELLGGQPSATAAGTSRKRKRASLSSAKGETHRMMEFFEGLMKQLMQKQEAMQQRFLEAIEKREQDRMIRDEAWKRQEMARLSREHEIMAQERAISASRDAAIVAFLQKITGQTIHLPTPVSMAPPFSLPPPPPPPEPQPVQVTPLFTVSTQPPPPQQLQPMPQSQVTPQQNIQQPQPLPQQQHHHHQQGHRQHQLPISSDIVMAVPEQQIIPQEIGSGGGSGSEPASSRWPKPEVLALIKLRSGLETKYQEAGPKGPLWEEISTGMQRMGYKRSAKRCKEKWENINKYFKKVKESNKNRPEDAKTCPYFHELDALYRKKILGGSGGGGGGSTSTSGFDSQSRPQEQQQQQQESLQLDPMPHPMQQPPQQTQGTESQNKNGAGGDVQASNIGLPGILGEGNGGAAKKKTS; this is translated from the exons ATGCAACAAGGAGGTGGAGAAAGAGGGTCATCACAGTCACAATATGGAGTGCCACACCAACAGGAAGGTGATGTACCTATAACAACTCCTACATCTGCTGCACTAGCAACCCACATGCAGCAGCAAGTAGTAGAAGAAGCATCGCCCATTAGCAGCAGACCTCCTGCCACAGCTGCCACAACAAGTGGGGTTATGAATTTAGATGAATTTATGAGACTTTCAGGGAGTGGTGGTGCAGAAGAAGATATTGTTGCTGGAGAAGATGCAGATCGAACAGGAGGTATTGCTAGTGGCAATAGGTGGCCAAGGCAAGAAACTCATGCCCTTTTGCAAATTAGGTCTGAAATGGATGCTGCTTTTCGCGATGCCACCTTAAAAGGTCCTCTATGGGAGGATGTTTCAAG GAAGCTAGCAGAGATGGGATACAAGAGAAATGCCAAGAAATGTAAAGAAAAGTTTGAGAACGTGCACAAGTATTATAAAAGAACAAAGGAAGGCAGAGCCGGTCGTCAAGATGGCAAAAGCTACAGGTTTTTTAGCCAGCTTGAAGCTTTGCATAATACTACTGGTAGTGGCGGTGCTTCTGCTAGTGTCATCAATATGTCTGGTGCTGCTCCTCAGCAGATTTTCACTACAACAACAAGCAGTCTGGATGTTGCTCCTGTTTCTGTTGGAATTCCTATGCCTATTTCGTCTTCTGTTAGAATCCCTCCACCTTCTTCTCGGGTACTTCAACCAGCTTCAAATATTGGCTCAATGTTCCCTCCTGATTTGGGGGCAACAGTGGCCGCAGCTGCTGCAGGTGCTGGCCATGTTGGAATCAGCTTCTCGTCGAAtgggtcttcttcttctccaagtTCTGAAGACGTTGACgacgaggaggaggaggatgaagAGCTATTAGGAGGACAACCATCAGCTACGGCTGCTGGTACGAGTCGAAAACGTAAAAGGGCATCATTATCGTCAGCTAAAGGAGAAACTCATCGGATGATGGAGTTTTTTGAGGGACTAATGAAACAGCTCATGCAGAAGCAAGAGGCGATGCAACAGAGATTTTTGGAGGCGATTGAGAAGAGGGAGCAAGATAGGATGATAAGAGATGAAGCTTGGAAAAGGCAAGAGATGGCTAGATTGAGTCGTGAACATGAGATTATGGCTCAAGAACGGGCTATTTCTGCTAGTCGAGATGCTGCTATTGTTGCCTTTCTACAGAAAATTACAGGCCAAACTATTCATTTGCCTACGCCTGTATCAATGGCTCCTCCATTTTCActacctccaccaccaccaccaccagaaCCGCAACCGGTTCAAGTAACGCCATTGTTCACTGTCTCAAcccaaccaccaccaccacaacaacTTCAACCCATGCCACAGTCACAAGTAACACCACAACAAAATATACAACAGCCACAACCACTCCCCCAACagcagcaccaccaccaccaacaagGGCATCGTCAACACCAACTACCCATTTCTTCAGATATAGTAATGGCGGTCCCGGAACAACAAATAATACCACAGGAAATTGGAAGTGGTGGCGGTAGCGGGAGCGAGCCAGCGTCATCAAGATGGCCAAAGCCAGAAGTTCTTGCACTTATTAAGTTGAGAAGCGGGCTTGAAACTAAATACCAAGAAGCTGGGCCTAAGGGGCCACTTTGGGAAGAAATTTCAACAGGAATGCAAAGGATGGGCTATAAAAGAAGTGCCAAAAGATGCAAAGAAAAATGGGAGAATATCAACAAGTACTTCaagaaagtaaaagaaagtAACAAAAATCGCCCAGAAGATGCCAAGACTTGCCCTTATTTTCATGAGCTTGATGCCCTTTATAGGAAAAAGATTCTTGGtggaagtggtggtggtggtggtggaagcACCTCTACTAGTGGCTTTGACAGCCAAAGTAGGCCACaagaacagcagcagcagcagcaagagAGCTTACAATTGGACCCAATGCCACATCCAATGCAGCAGCCACCGCAACAGACACAAGGCACagaatcacaaaataaaaatggggCTGGTGGTGATGTTCAAGCAAGCAATATAGGTTTGCCTGGGATTCTCGGAGAAGGAAATGGAGGAGCAGCAAAGAAG AAGACATCGTGA